One genomic segment of Besnoitia besnoiti strain Bb-Ger1 chromosome VII, whole genome shotgun sequence includes these proteins:
- a CDS encoding SAG-related sequence (encoded by transcript BESB_080800), translating into MAKNAPMRRPLGGLKLTRRKLMTMCLGGILFLASGQADAIHLGDGLLRRNLMECTGAGEEVSSAGIARARAASVESNVVKCAYGQHSNPQPLQVELTHDNNAVMLECGSNHVLEPTNYSTNYCEDGTLTTCTKSFKEVLPNFTDSWWTEGSKPKESAKLTIPPREFPAADFKFYVGCKLDRANGSTQRVSREKSPSQPEVGSLTCRVVVTIKAATSASVAPTLAVGAAASGAVSITRFLAEVL; encoded by the exons ATGGCGAAGAACGCGCCGATGAGGCGGCCACTTGGGGGGCTCAAGCTGACACGTCGCAAGTTGATGACGATGTGCCTCGGAGGAATTTTGTTTCTCGCCAGCGGACAAGCCGATGCCATACACCTCGGAGATGGGCTTCTGCGCCGGAACTTAATGGAGTGTACAGGAGCAGGCGAAGaggtctcctccgccggaaTTGCACGT GCCAGAGCTGCCTCTGTAGAAAGCAACGTTGTCAAGTGCGCCTACGGCCAGCACAGTAATCCTCAACCCCTGCAAGTGGAACTGACACACGACAACAACGCCGTGATGCTAGAGTGTGGATCCAATCACGTGCTTGAACCCACCAACTATTCTACCAACTACTGTGAGGACGGCACCTTGACAACCTGCACAAAGAGCTTCAAGGAAGTTCTTCCAAATTTCACTGACTCCTGGTGGACGGAAGGGAGCAAGCCAAAGGAAAGTGCCAAGCTTACCATTCCTCCGAGGGAGTTCCCCGCCGCAGACTTCAAGTTTTACGTGGGCTGCAAGTTGGACAGAGCAAATGGTAGTACCCAGCGTGTCTCACGGGAGAAGAGTCCCTCGCAGCCCGAAGTTGGGTCGTTGACCTGTAGGGTGGTGGTAACTATCAAGGCTGCGACCTCGGCTTCGGTAGCGCCAACTCTGGCAGTCGGGGCTGCAGCCTCTGGTGCTGTCTCCATCACGAGGTTTCTCGCCGAAGTCCTTTGA